GTCGCCGAAATCGATCAGTTCTACAGCAACTTCCATTCAAGCCGCTGGCTCAAGAATACGTTCGTCATCCGCATGCACCACGCCCTGAATGACCACGCGCTCAAGACCTTGCAAGAGCAGTTTTCAGATTTGCGTTTGGCCGATGAATTTCAGCAATACGCACATCAGGACGAATATGACGAGGCGCAATTCAGCCATCTCACCCGCCTGGCGTTCAAATTCAACGGCCGCAACCATGGCCGCTTGCGCGAACTGGTGGATTTCGTAAATCTGAAACAGAACTGGGCTGGGCTTGGGCATACCCAACCAGCCCGGGCTGCCAAGCCTGTGCAATCCACCTGAGGCTAGATGCATAAAGGCGCACCCAGGTGCGCCTTTATGTGTGTGTGCTGATCATTAATCGTCGCTGCTTTTCCCGCTTAGCAAACGGCCAATCAGTTCAGGCGGGTAACCGCGATAACTCAGAAAGCGCATTTGCTGCCCACGTTCTCGGGTGTCCTTGGGCAGCTGCCCGCTGAACTTGCGCTGCCACAGTTCTTCCAGCTTTTCGCGCCAGTCGATGCCGCACTCGCGCAGCGCTTGTTCGATATCGGCGCGCTGCAATCCACGTTGACCCAGTTCTTCACGAATACGCAAAGGGCCGTGGCCCGAACGGGCACGGTAGGAAACAAAACTTTCAAGGTATCGGGATTCAGACAGCAGCCCTTCTTCCGTCAGACGGTCAAGAGCAGCTTCAATCAATTCAGGAGGGGCGCCGCGCTGACGCAACTTACGCGTCAGCTCGACCCGACCGTGCTCGCGGCGCGCGAGCAGGTCCATTGCAGTCCGCCTTACAGCGACGGGTGTATCAAGCACAGCTGGCATGACGGGGATCAGATATCCGCGTCAGCTTCGACTTCAGCCACATCGTCTGTCGCTACGCGGGACGATTGGGCTTTTACATCAGGGGCCGCAGTCAGCAGCTTCTCGCGAATCTGCCTTTCGAGGGTGGTGCCGATTTCAGGGTTGTCCGCCAGGAACTTCGCAGAGTTCGCTTTACCCTGACCGATCTTGCTGCCCTGATAGCTGTACCAGGCACCGGACTTCTCCAGCAGACCGTGCAGCACACCGAGGTCGATGATCTCGCCGTTACGGTAGATGCCCTTGCCGTAGAGAATCTGGAACTCAGCCTGACGGAATGGCGGAGCGACTTTGTTCTTGACCACTTTGACGCGGGTTTCGCTGCCGACGACTTCGTCGCCTTCCTTGACCGCGCCCGTACGGCGAATGTCCAGACGAACCGACGCATAGAACTTCAGAGCGTTACCACCGGTGGTGGTTTCAGGGCTGCCGAACATCACGCCGATCTTCATACGGATCTGGTTGATGAAGATTACGAGGCAGTTGGCAGTCTTGATGTTACCGGTGATCTTGCGCAGTGCCTGGGACATCAATCGGGCTTGCAGGCCGACGTGCATGTCGCCCATTTCGCCTTCGATCTCAGCCTTGGGTACCAATGCGGCCACGGAGTCGACGACGATGACGTCGATCGCGTTGGAGCGCACCAGCATGTCAGTGATTTCAAGGGCCTGTTCGCCGGTGTCCGGCTGAGAAACCAGAAGGTCATCAACGTTCACACCCAGCTTGCCGGCGTATTCCGGGTCAAGGGCGTGCTCGGCGTCGACGAATGCGCAGGTAGCGCCCATTTTCTGGGCCTCTGCGATGACCGACAGCGTCAGCGTAGTTTTACCCGAAGACTCCGGGCCGTAGATTTCAACAATTCGGCCTTTTGGCAGGCCGCCGATACCGAGCGCGATATCGAGACCCAAAGAGCCGGTGGAGATAGCAGGAATAGCCTGGCGGTCATGGTCACCCATGCGCATTACGGCACCTTTGCCGAACTGACGCTCGATCTGACCCAAGGCCGCAGCCAAGGCTTTCTTCTTGTTGTCGTCCATTGAATCCTCTCGTAATAGGTTAGGCCTTGACGGCCGATATAACTGTATAAGTAGCCAGTATTATTCCACAGGGTCAGACGCGCGCCTACCCCTGATTTGGTATTTCTCCACGGGAGAGGCGCAGCAGGCCCTCTAACGCGGCACTCACCGTTTGTCGGCGGACCGCGTCGCGGTCACCTGCAAATAGAAAGCGCTCGGAGATCAATCGTTCCGCCGCTGCCCAGCAGATCCACACGGTGCCAACGGGTTTTTCCTCTGAACCGCCGTCCGGCCCGGCAACGCCGCTGACAGCGACCGAAAACTGCGCGCCGCTGTTAGCCTGCGCGCCTTTGGCCATGGCCTCGACCACCTCGCGGCTGACGGCCCCGACTTGCGCGAACAACGCTTGCGGGACCGCCAGTTGTTGCGTCTTCTGTCGGTTGGAATAGGTCACATACCCCGCCTCGAACCAGGCCGAACTGCCGGGGATGCGGGTGATGGCTTCGGCAATGCCGCCGCCGGTGCAAGACTCGGCCGTACTGACCTGAGCGCCGGCAGCCAGTAGCTGCTGGCCTAACGTAGCGGCCAAGTGAGTAATGTCATCCACGGGGAGTTCTCCATGTCGGTGCGGGCAAAGAAGACACGCTACACGAGCAGCTTCGATGCGCAAGGCAGAATGCGACCTGACCCCTGATCCGCCCACAAGACACTATTTGCGCTCCGGTTTTTCGGAGCAGGGTTTCTTCACGGTCTCCACGATGGTCTCCCGTGGACGCTGCCTGGCTTCCTCCAGTGGTATGAAGCGACCGTTGGTTGAATCTCGTCCTCGTTTGCGTTGCATAGAGCAATCCTTGTTCATATTGCCGCCTCCAATCGGGCGGTGCCTCGACATCCTAGACAGCTAAACGGCCCTCGTGGGGGTTCAGAAACGCGCCGTGACGAATCACCCGGACCTGCGGCCTGCGAACGTGCGTGGTAATCTTGCCGCCATCGCAAAAGCAATCGGAACCGACAGCGAACCACGTAGGTGGAATCCGCGTCGTCGCCCGAAACCTGCCTCAATCTCCTACAGAATTTGCCTAACCCACTGATGAATAAAGCAATTTCCGACCTCACCTCGCACACCCCCATGATGCAGCAGTACTGGCGGCTGAAAAATCAGCATCCCGACCAGCTGATGTTCTATCGCATGGGTGACTTCTACGAAATTTTCTACGAAGACGCCAAGAAGGCAGCCAAGCTGCTAGACATCACATTGACTGCGCGCGGTCAGTCAGCCGGGCAAAGCATTCCCATGTGCGGCATCCCCTATCACGCAGCAGAAGGCTATCTGGCCAAACTGGTGAAGCTGGGGGAGTCGGTGGTCATCTGCGAACAGATCGGTGACCCGGCGACCAGCAAAGGGCCGGTCGACCGGCAAGTGGTGCGCATCATCACGCCGGGTACCGTCAGCGACGAAGCCTTGCTCGACGAGCGTCGGGACAACCTGATCGCCGCCGTGCTGGGTGACGAGCGCCTGTTCGGGCTTGCCGTGCTGGACATCACCAGCGGCAATTTCACCGTACTGGAAATCAAGGGCTGGGAAAACCTGCTGGCCGAGCTCGAACGAATCAACCCGGTCGAGCTGCTGATTCCCGATGACTGGCCGCAGGGCCTGCCAGCCGAAAAGCGGCGCGGGGCACGGCGTCGTGCGCCATGGGACTTCGAGCGCGATTCGGCACATAAAAGCCTGTGTCAGCAATTTTCGACGCAGGACTTGAAAGGCTTCGGCTGCGAGAACCTGACCCTGGCCATCGGCGCGGCCGGCTGCCTGTTGGGTTATGCCAAAGAAACCCAGCGCACAGCGTTGCCACACCTGCGCAGCCTGCGTCATGAGCGCCTGGATGACACGGTCATTCTCGATGGCGCCAGCCGCCGCAATCTGGAACTGGACACTAACCTGGCGGGCGGACGTGACAACACCCTGCAGTCGGTCATGGATCGCTGTCAGACCGCCATGGCAACGCGGTTGCTGACCCGTTGGCTGAACCGGCCGCTGCGCGATTTAACGACCCTTCAGGCGCGACAGGAGTCTATCGGCTGCTTCCTCGAGCGCTACCGCTTCGAGAACCTGCAACCGCAGCTGAAGGAGATCGGCGACATTGAGCGCATTCTCGCGCGTATCGGCCTGCGCAATGCCCGTCCCCGTGACCTGGCGCGTCTGCGTGATGCCCTGAGCGCGTTGCCCGAACTGCAATTGGCGCTGGCGGAGCTTGAAGCGCCGCACATCCAGCAGCTCGCGAAAACCGCGGGCACCTATCCAGAGCTCGCGGACCTGCTGCAACGCGCGATCATTGATAACCCGCCGGCAGTCATCCGCGATGGCGGTGTACTCAAAACCGGCTACGACGGCGAACTGGATGAGCTGCTGTCGTTGAGTGAAAACGCCGGTCAGTTCCTGATTGACCTCGAAGCCCGTGAAAAAGCGCGCACCGGACTCGCCAATCTGAAGGTGGGTTACAACCGCGTACACGGCTACTTTATCGAGCTGCCGAGCAAACAGGCGGAACAGGCGCCAGCCGATTACATCCGCCGGCAAACGCTCAAGGGTGCCGAGCGTTTTATCACGCCAGAGCTCAAGGAGTTCGAAGACAAGGCGCTGTCAGCCAAGAGCCGCGCACTGGCCCGGGAAAAAATGCTCTACGAGGCGCTGCTGGAGGACTTGATCAGCCACCTCGCGCCGCTTCAGGACACCGCAGCGGCGCTGGCAGAGCTGGATGTGCTAAGCAATCTGGCCGAACGCGCGCTCAATCTGGACCTCAACCGTCCGCGCTTCACTGACGAACCGTGCATGCGTATCGAGCAGGGTCGTCACCCTGTGGTGGAGCAAGTGCTGTCCTCGCCGTTCGTGGCCAATGACCTGGACCTGGACGACAACACCCGCATGCTGGTGATCACCGGTCCCAACATGGGCGGTAAATCCACCTACATGCGCCAGACTGCCTTGATCGTACTGCTCGCACACATCGGCAGCTTCGTACCGGCGGCGAGCTGTGAATTGTCGCTGGTGGACCGTATCTTCACGCGCATCGGTTCAAGCGACGACCTGGCGGGTGGACGCTCCACGTTCATGGTTGAAATGAGCGAAACGGCGAATATCCTGCACAACGCCACCGACAAGAGTCTGGTGCTGATGGATGAAGTCGGACGCGGCACCAGCACCTTTGACGGGCTCTCGCTGGCATGGGCAGCGGCAGAATGCCTTGCGCAGCTTCGTGCCTATACGCTGTTCGCCACGCATTACTTCGAGCTGACGGTCCTGCCTGAAAGCGAACCGCTGGTGGCCAACGTGCACTTGAATGCGACGGAGCACAACGAGCGCATTGTGTTCCTGCATCGCGTACTGCCGGGCCCTGCCAGCCAGAGCTACGGCCTTGCGGTTGCGCAGTTGGCCGGCGTTCCGGGCCGGGTGATTACGCGAGCCAAGGAGCATCTGTTGCGTCTCGAAACCACCAGCCTGCCCCACGAAAAACCCAAGGCCAAGCCAGGCAAGCCTCCGCTTCCCATGCAGAGCGACATGTTTGCGAGTCTGCCGCACCCTGTGCTGGACGAGTTGTCGAACCTGAAGATCGACGACTTGACTCCACGTCAGGCGCTTGAGTTGTTGTATTCGATGAAAACACGCATCTAACGTGATCCGTAACAAGCTGTTAGAATCCCGCGCGGTTCGGGACCCTGTGAGCTTTTAGCCTGGCTTCACAGCGCACTGGCCGCGTTTGAACGCAGCGAACCAAGGTCGGACAACGCCGCAGCATACCGTGGCTGCCGCGTTGCTCGAAAAGCTGAGTTTTACGGCCGGGGGACTTCCCGTACCTGGCAAGCCGGACTGAACGGCCTTGCTGCCGCCGCCTGAGGAGAGAATTAGAAATGACCTTCGTCGTCACCGACAACTGCATCAAGTGCAAGTACACCGACTGCGTAGAAGTCTGTCCGGTGGACTGCTTTTACGAAGGCCCGAACTTCCTGGTGATCCACCCGGACGAGTGCATCGATTGCGCGCTGTGCGAGCCTGAATGCCCCGCCAATGCGATTTTCTCGGAAGACGAGATTCCGGCAGGGATGGAGAACTTCATCCAGCTCAACGCCGAACTGGCAGACGTCTGGCCCAACATCACGGAGCGTAAAGATGCGCTCCCCGATGCTGCGGAGTGGGATGGCAAGACCGGCAAGATCGCTGACCTGGAACGCTAGAGCGTTGCAACGTAAAAAGGCCCTTCGGGGCCTTTTTTGCATGAGCTCGAAAAGCTGTCGTCACTTTTCTGCAGACGAAAAAAGGGGCGGTATGACCCGCCCACGTTTCCATAATCCCTTTAATCCTTGCTCATCATCCTGATGAATCGCGTCCTGCGATGTCCTTGAGCAGTCATCCTTGACCGCTTGTACCCATCCGTTGGCACAGGGCTGATATTAGTCATTTCCCCGGCTGGAGCAACAGCCGAAATTTTTCAGGAAAATTCCACGCCCCTGTTACAAACGAAATAATAGCCTTTTAAATCAATGATTTGATCGCTTACCTTCATCTGATGGGGACATGCTGAACCCAAGCTGAGGCGATGACTCACGCCACGTGTAAGTAACTGCTTACAACCTCAGTAAGCATCGCAGACATCGCTGCCGTCGTGACGCGCGAGGTACCAGAGCCACTCCGATGGGCACCTACTCTTAAGCCCATTCAGCGGCCCAAAAAAAAGCCCCGACGCGTCGAGGCTTTTCAGTGTGCAGAGTGAACGGGCGAATCGATCCCTATTGAAAGAGTGATTCACTGGATAGCCCGTTCTTCTCCAGAATCTCACGGAGACGCTTGAGGCCCTCCACTTGAATCTGGCGCACGCGCTCGCGGGTCAGCCCGATTTCCAGGCCTACATCCTCGAGCGTGCTGCTTTCGTGGCCGCGTAGCCCGAAGCGACGAATCACCACTTCACGCTGTTTGTCCGTGAGCTCAGAGAGCCACTGATCAATGCTCTGGGACAAATCATCGTCCTGAAGCAGTTCGCACGGGTCGGTAGGACGATCGTCGGTCAGGGTGTCGAGCAGCGTCTTGTCCGAGTCAGGCCCCAGCGATACATCCACCGAAGACACGCGCTCGTTGAGACCGAGCATGCGTTTGACTTCCCCGACCGGCTTTTCAAGCAGGTTGGCGATTTCTTCAGGGGAGGGTTCGTGGTCAAGTTTTTGCGTCAATTCCCGCGCCGCACGCAGGTAGACGTTGAGCTCTTTGACGACATGAATGGGCAGACGGATGGTTCGCGTCTGATTCATGATCGCCCGTTCAATGGTTTGACGGATCCACCAGGTGGCGTACGTCGAGAAACGAAACCCGCGCTCGGGGTCGAATTTTTCGACTGCGCGAATCAGGCCAAGATTGCCCTCTTCGATCAAGTCCAGCAGTGACAAACCACGGTTAACGTAACGCCTGGCGATTTTCACAACCAGACGCAGGTTGCTTTCAATCATGCGCTTGCGCCCGGCCGGATCGCCGCTTTGCGACAGGCGCGCAAAGTGGACTTCTTCTTCCGGGGAAAGCAGGGGGGAGAAACCGATTTCATTGAGGTACAGCTGCGTAGCGTCCAGCGCCCGCGTGTAGTCAATGTATTTATGCTGTTTGAGTGCTGCAGAGTTTTTGGGCTTTGCACGAACAGAAGGCGCAGCTGGCTTCTCATCCGTTACAGAATCCAGAACGATTCCGGGCTCCATCAGGAGAACTTCGTCGTCTATGTCAAACTCCGGCGCTTCTTTGCTGAGAGCCATTGTTATAGTCCTTTGGTGAGTTCGACCTCAAGCTCCAGTGACGCCTTCTTCCATGGCAGC
The nucleotide sequence above comes from Pseudomonas lutea. Encoded proteins:
- the recX gene encoding recombination regulator RecX, with protein sequence MPAVLDTPVAVRRTAMDLLARREHGRVELTRKLRQRGAPPELIEAALDRLTEEGLLSESRYLESFVSYRARSGHGPLRIREELGQRGLQRADIEQALRECGIDWREKLEELWQRKFSGQLPKDTRERGQQMRFLSYRGYPPELIGRLLSGKSSDD
- the recA gene encoding recombinase RecA, with amino-acid sequence MDDNKKKALAAALGQIERQFGKGAVMRMGDHDRQAIPAISTGSLGLDIALGIGGLPKGRIVEIYGPESSGKTTLTLSVIAEAQKMGATCAFVDAEHALDPEYAGKLGVNVDDLLVSQPDTGEQALEITDMLVRSNAIDVIVVDSVAALVPKAEIEGEMGDMHVGLQARLMSQALRKITGNIKTANCLVIFINQIRMKIGVMFGSPETTTGGNALKFYASVRLDIRRTGAVKEGDEVVGSETRVKVVKNKVAPPFRQAEFQILYGKGIYRNGEIIDLGVLHGLLEKSGAWYSYQGSKIGQGKANSAKFLADNPEIGTTLERQIREKLLTAAPDVKAQSSRVATDDVAEVEADADI
- a CDS encoding CinA family protein: MDDITHLAATLGQQLLAAGAQVSTAESCTGGGIAEAITRIPGSSAWFEAGYVTYSNRQKTQQLAVPQALFAQVGAVSREVVEAMAKGAQANSGAQFSVAVSGVAGPDGGSEEKPVGTVWICWAAAERLISERFLFAGDRDAVRRQTVSAALEGLLRLSRGEIPNQG
- the mutS gene encoding DNA mismatch repair protein MutS; protein product: MSDLTSHTPMMQQYWRLKNQHPDQLMFYRMGDFYEIFYEDAKKAAKLLDITLTARGQSAGQSIPMCGIPYHAAEGYLAKLVKLGESVVICEQIGDPATSKGPVDRQVVRIITPGTVSDEALLDERRDNLIAAVLGDERLFGLAVLDITSGNFTVLEIKGWENLLAELERINPVELLIPDDWPQGLPAEKRRGARRRAPWDFERDSAHKSLCQQFSTQDLKGFGCENLTLAIGAAGCLLGYAKETQRTALPHLRSLRHERLDDTVILDGASRRNLELDTNLAGGRDNTLQSVMDRCQTAMATRLLTRWLNRPLRDLTTLQARQESIGCFLERYRFENLQPQLKEIGDIERILARIGLRNARPRDLARLRDALSALPELQLALAELEAPHIQQLAKTAGTYPELADLLQRAIIDNPPAVIRDGGVLKTGYDGELDELLSLSENAGQFLIDLEAREKARTGLANLKVGYNRVHGYFIELPSKQAEQAPADYIRRQTLKGAERFITPELKEFEDKALSAKSRALAREKMLYEALLEDLISHLAPLQDTAAALAELDVLSNLAERALNLDLNRPRFTDEPCMRIEQGRHPVVEQVLSSPFVANDLDLDDNTRMLVITGPNMGGKSTYMRQTALIVLLAHIGSFVPAASCELSLVDRIFTRIGSSDDLAGGRSTFMVEMSETANILHNATDKSLVLMDEVGRGTSTFDGLSLAWAAAECLAQLRAYTLFATHYFELTVLPESEPLVANVHLNATEHNERIVFLHRVLPGPASQSYGLAVAQLAGVPGRVITRAKEHLLRLETTSLPHEKPKAKPGKPPLPMQSDMFASLPHPVLDELSNLKIDDLTPRQALELLYSMKTRI
- the fdxA gene encoding ferredoxin FdxA codes for the protein MTFVVTDNCIKCKYTDCVEVCPVDCFYEGPNFLVIHPDECIDCALCEPECPANAIFSEDEIPAGMENFIQLNAELADVWPNITERKDALPDAAEWDGKTGKIADLER
- the rpoS gene encoding RNA polymerase sigma factor RpoS translates to MALSKEAPEFDIDDEVLLMEPGIVLDSVTDEKPAAPSVRAKPKNSAALKQHKYIDYTRALDATQLYLNEIGFSPLLSPEEEVHFARLSQSGDPAGRKRMIESNLRLVVKIARRYVNRGLSLLDLIEEGNLGLIRAVEKFDPERGFRFSTYATWWIRQTIERAIMNQTRTIRLPIHVVKELNVYLRAARELTQKLDHEPSPEEIANLLEKPVGEVKRMLGLNERVSSVDVSLGPDSDKTLLDTLTDDRPTDPCELLQDDDLSQSIDQWLSELTDKQREVVIRRFGLRGHESSTLEDVGLEIGLTRERVRQIQVEGLKRLREILEKNGLSSESLFQ